A window from Kovacikia minuta CCNUW1 encodes these proteins:
- a CDS encoding class I SAM-dependent methyltransferase: protein MATTASTPNLVSQLVNGILRIKPLANLAKHQARQMMVKRAESIGVYWTKEVEALKTHDWETDLAQVKDPDLKYPEYYVTSFHAYEEGNLGWNPALEVEVAARAVHAHIWKDAGAQGDARLRQSYHAVLTAMLPQPPRDIVDLGCGAGMSTFALQATYPEATVTGVDLSPYFLAVANYRSGIRGQKNDTETRGREDAERKAEGRGQRAEGKKDTGTRGHGGAENSLIQNSKLKTQNSKLFTTPHTPHPTPPHWLHAPAEATGLPAASFDLVSACLVFHELPQSAAVAIFQEARRLLRPGGIWR, encoded by the coding sequence ATGGCTACCACTGCTTCTACCCCTAACCTTGTCTCTCAGCTGGTCAATGGAATCCTGAGGATCAAACCGTTGGCAAATCTGGCAAAGCACCAGGCGCGTCAGATGATGGTTAAACGGGCAGAGTCCATTGGCGTCTATTGGACAAAAGAAGTCGAAGCGTTGAAAACGCATGACTGGGAGACGGATCTGGCTCAGGTCAAAGATCCCGATTTGAAATACCCGGAGTATTACGTCACCTCCTTCCATGCCTACGAAGAAGGCAATCTCGGTTGGAACCCCGCCCTGGAAGTGGAAGTTGCCGCCCGTGCCGTGCATGCCCACATCTGGAAGGATGCCGGTGCCCAGGGAGATGCCCGTCTGCGTCAGAGCTACCATGCTGTTCTCACCGCAATGCTACCCCAACCCCCCAGAGACATCGTTGATCTGGGATGTGGTGCTGGAATGAGTACCTTCGCCCTGCAAGCCACCTATCCAGAAGCAACCGTCACGGGTGTTGATCTGTCTCCCTACTTCCTGGCAGTTGCCAACTATCGATCGGGGATTAGGGGTCAGAAGAACGACACGGAGACGCGGGGACGCGAGGACGCGGAGAGAAAGGCAGAGGGCAGAGGGCAGAGGGCAGAGGGCAAGAAAGACACGGGGACACGGGGACACGGGGGCGCGGAGAATTCTTTAATTCAAAACTCAAAACTCAAAACTCAAAACTCAAAACTTTTCACTACACCCCACACCCCACACCCCACACCCCCCCACTGGCTCCACGCCCCCGCCGAAGCGACCGGACTTCCCGCTGCATCCTTCGATCTTGTTTCTGCCTGTCTGGTGTTTCATGAATTGCCTCAGAGCGCCGCTGTTGCCATCTTTCAAGAAGCCCGTCGGTTGCTTCGTCCGGGGGGCATTTGGCGCTGA
- a CDS encoding adenylate/guanylate cyclase domain-containing protein, with translation MISSSEPPPNEALTAQNPEQLLQTTRQLLANVQALSSRVVTIHEIALAINRSLNLEEILQVVGKQAKWLLDFDHLSIFLWHQDSYQLKTLFGSPLELNQAAIAPTGFIGLTLDSGKPQLVQEGSPISLPVYASGLIVPLENQRQIIGTINFATRQANAYTLDDSRIGYLLALQIAAAIQNAARFEELNQLYSQLEVEKSKSDQLLLNILPVEVASELKHFGKVKPVYYESASVLFTDFKDFTKLSQKMAPEVLVAELDHCFSYFDRIVEKYNLEKLKTIGDSYMCAGGIPTPNRTHAVDTVLAAIEMQLFMHLHKAQKIKQNQPYWDIRIGVHSGPLLAGVIGQKKFAYDVWGDTVNTASRMESCGIPGRVNISQATFSAIKDFFQFEYRGKVAAKNKGEIDMYLVTGIKHHLAIDPVGLLPNDEFVELYMAIHSDRAIAPPFCQWTSARNPKPLSVPA, from the coding sequence ATGATTTCTTCCTCCGAACCTCCCCCCAACGAAGCATTGACAGCCCAGAACCCGGAACAACTGCTGCAAACGACACGGCAATTGTTAGCAAACGTGCAGGCGCTTTCCAGTCGAGTTGTCACCATTCACGAAATTGCCCTGGCAATTAATCGTTCCCTCAATCTAGAAGAGATTTTGCAGGTGGTGGGCAAGCAAGCAAAATGGCTGCTTGACTTTGACCATCTCAGTATTTTTCTATGGCACCAGGACAGCTACCAGTTGAAAACGCTGTTTGGTTCGCCCCTGGAGCTGAACCAGGCGGCGATCGCTCCTACCGGTTTCATTGGACTAACGCTGGACTCGGGGAAGCCCCAGTTAGTGCAGGAGGGTTCTCCCATCTCCTTACCCGTTTATGCGTCTGGTCTGATTGTTCCGCTCGAAAATCAGCGGCAGATTATCGGGACGATTAACTTTGCAACCCGTCAAGCAAATGCTTACACCCTTGATGACAGCCGGATTGGGTATTTGTTAGCGCTGCAAATTGCGGCGGCAATTCAGAATGCCGCTCGATTTGAGGAATTGAATCAACTCTATTCCCAACTGGAGGTAGAGAAATCCAAGTCTGATCAGCTTTTGTTGAATATTTTGCCTGTTGAAGTTGCCAGCGAATTGAAACATTTTGGTAAGGTAAAACCCGTTTATTACGAATCGGCTTCTGTTCTATTTACCGATTTCAAAGATTTTACAAAACTCTCGCAAAAGATGGCTCCAGAGGTCTTAGTTGCCGAGTTAGATCATTGCTTCTCTTACTTCGATCGCATTGTTGAAAAATACAATTTGGAAAAGCTCAAAACAATTGGCGATAGCTACATGTGTGCCGGGGGAATCCCCACTCCAAACCGCACCCACGCTGTTGATACGGTGCTGGCAGCGATTGAAATGCAATTATTTATGCATTTGCACAAAGCCCAGAAAATTAAGCAAAATCAACCCTATTGGGATATCCGAATTGGTGTTCATTCCGGTCCTTTACTAGCCGGTGTGATTGGTCAAAAAAAGTTTGCCTATGATGTCTGGGGCGACACGGTAAATACAGCCTCCCGAATGGAGTCCTGTGGGATTCCGGGGCGAGTCAATATTTCCCAAGCCACCTTTAGTGCCATCAAAGATTTCTTTCAGTTTGAGTATCGAGGCAAAGTCGCCGCCAAGAATAAAGGGGAGATTGATATGTATCTCGTTACCGGAATTAAACACCATCTGGCGATCGACCCGGTTGGCTTGCTCCCGAATGATGAATTTGTCGAGTTGTATATGGCAATTCATTCTGATCGGGCGATCGCCCCTCCCTTTTGCCAGTGGACTTCCGCCCGCAACCCCAAACCGTTGTCAGTGCCTGCATAA
- a CDS encoding carboxymuconolactone decarboxylase family protein, with protein MSRFPIWEYDSLTDPKARSVYEEIRSELGFGIVPNLFKSMAIYPGFLEASWNQFRSVILEGSLPRILKEMIGVAISQANRSEYALKVHLHSLSALGISEEVLQMLVLDFANCPLPEREKAVINFGLIAATNPQSLTDAHYQQLHQLGLDDSEIFEIIATACLFAQVNQYTDAIALDIDSL; from the coding sequence ATGTCGCGCTTTCCAATCTGGGAATATGATTCCCTGACAGACCCTAAAGCCAGATCGGTTTATGAGGAGATTCGGTCAGAATTGGGGTTTGGCATTGTTCCTAATTTGTTCAAATCAATGGCAATCTATCCAGGCTTCCTAGAAGCAAGCTGGAACCAGTTTCGATCGGTCATTTTGGAGGGAAGTCTGCCACGCATTCTAAAAGAAATGATCGGCGTTGCCATTTCCCAGGCAAACCGCAGCGAATATGCCCTCAAGGTACATCTACACAGCCTATCAGCACTGGGGATCAGTGAGGAAGTTTTGCAAATGTTGGTTCTTGATTTTGCCAACTGTCCCTTACCTGAACGGGAGAAAGCAGTGATCAACTTTGGGTTGATAGCCGCTACAAATCCTCAGTCGCTGACCGATGCCCATTATCAACAGTTGCACCAATTAGGTTTGGATGACTCAGAAATTTTTGAGATTATTGCCACAGCTTGCCTGTTTGCCCAGGTGAATCAGTACACAGATGCGATCGCCCTCGACATTGATTCCCTATGA